CCCGGCTCCACGGCGGGGAACGACTCGGCGTAGCTGAACACCCGCTTCGCGGTGCCCACGTTCTCGTAGATCCAGGATGAGACCAGCACACTGGCGTCCGAGGCCGGAATGCCGTGCTTGGTGAACGCCTCGTACAGCTCGGTGACGGTCACCCCGTCGTAATTGATCTCGCTCGCCATTGTGGTGTCCCTCTCAGAGCTGGTCGTACACGCCGCGGTGCCGGCGCTGCTGGAAGGTGCGGAAGGTCCGGGCCACCGTCGGGCGCAGCGGCTCGGCGGTGCCGTCGGCGTCGAGGTCGACGTGGTCGCGGCGGATGCCGAACGTGTTGATCTCCACGCCGAGCGGGCAGACCCGGGTCAGCGCGTTCATCAGGCGCTCGTACTGCGCCAGGGTCAACGTCACCCCGTCGGGCAGCTCCACCCGGAACTCGTACGGGTCGGTCCGACCGGTCCGCACGTAGGAGAGCGCCACCACGGCGACCAACCCGGCGTGGGTGGGCCGCAGCGCGGTCCGCGCGCCGACCGCCTTGATCTCCGCGGTGCCGCCGCCGAGCCCCACGGTGTACCAGCGGAACCCGGTGGCCCGGCGCTCGGCCAGGTTCAGCCCGGCCTGCGGCAGCCCGATCACGCTGCACACCAGCAGGATCCGGTTGCCCGTCTCGACCAGCGGCAGCGCGGCGGCGAGGTGCTGCTCGCGCAGCAGCCCGACCAGGCGGGCCAGCCGGTCGCCGGCAGCCGGCTGGCCGGCGATCAGCGCGCTGGCCAACGCGGCCGGCAGCTCGATGGTCTCCACCAGCTCGTCGGGGAGGCGGTTCAGCGCGGCGACCACCGGGGCCGGGTCCCGTACCGCGGGAAGGCCGGCGGCGGCCAGCACCTGGTCCACCGGCTGCCCGGCCGGCCGGGTCGGCACCGCCGCCCACCGGGTCCGGGCCGCCGCGTCGGTCAGCGGCGTCCACGCCGGCTCCCCCGCGCCGGTCCAGGCCGACGCGGCGGCGACCAGACCGGCGAGGAGCAGCGCGTTGCCGCCCGGGTCGCCCGGCGCGTGGAACTGCGCCTCGACCGGCGTGTCGGCCCCGACCGCGGCGCTCAGCGGCGCGGTCACCGCCAGCCCTCGGGTGGGCAGGTGCGACAGATACATCCTGGTGGTGCTGACCCGGTGCGTCGTCGGCAACCCGCACACCCGCCACAGCCAGGCCAGCTCCCCGTCGGCTGCCACAGTCGGCACGCCCTGCGCACGGGCGGCGGCGATCAGCGCCTCGGCGGTCCGGTCGGCCGTGACCGCCCGACCGGTGTCCAGCACCCGGTTGCGCAGGTCGGTGGCCTGCGCGGGGGTCGGCCAGCTCACGTCGACGCCGAGGCCCAGCTCGTAGCGGCTGCCACCGGCGTCGTCCTGGGCCCGGGTCACCTGCCAGACGATGGACGAGCCGAGCGCCCGGCAGACCCGACCGGCCCGGTCCAGGGCGGCGGCCAGCGGCGGTGCGACGCCGTGCGCGCTGTCGAAGGCGTACGACTGGCGCAGGCTGGCCCGCAGCGCGGTGACCTCGGCCAGCCGACTGGCCGGCAGCGCCCGGCCGGCGTGCACTGTGTTGTTCGGCGGGGTGTTCGCGGGCAGCACCAGCCGGTCGCGGCGCAGTTGCGCGAGGAAGTTCGTGCGGTGCTGCGGATCGCCGGCGGCCACCAGACGGATCGCCACCGCGAACCGGTCGTCGTCCTCGCGCACTGTGAACCGCGCCCCGCCGGGCAGGTCGGCGAAGAGCCCGGTGTTCGGGTCGGTGTCCGTGCCGGGCCCGTTGAGCAGCCGGCGCACCGCACCAGGGGTGGGCAGCAGGAACCGCCGGTAGAGACCGAGCCGGTGGGCGTACGCGGCGTCCGGCTCGCGGGCCGGTGGGGCCAGCCGGCGGGCGTACACCTCACCGGAGGCCGGCTCGTGCACCAGCTCGTCAACGAAGCGGGCCACCCCGACGTCCGCGCCGATCCGGTCCAGCGCGTCGCGCCGGGCGTGCGCGAGGGTCCGGTACGCGTGCACCTCCCGAGCCGCGCGGCGCAGCCGGTGCTTCTCGTACGACATCAGGTAGAGCAGCCGGCCCAGGTTGCCCTCCAGCACGGCCAGCTCGACCAGCCCGGTGAGCGCGGCACCGGTGACCGGCGTGGCGGCGGCGCCGTCGACGGCCCGCTCGGCCGTCACGGCGACGGGGAACGACGCGACCAACGGCTCGTCGGCGGTGTCCGGGGCGTACGCCGGCACCGACGCCCCGGCGGCCGACCAGGGCGCGAAGACCACCGGCGGCAGCACCCGCTGGCCCGCGCCGCCCGGGTCCACAGTGACGGTCACCCGCACGGTCTCCTCGGTTAGGTCGCGGCGCAGCACGACGGTGAGCAGCGGGTGGCGGCTGGTCCAGTCCACGACGGCGGCGCCGGTGCCGGCCAGTGGCACCACCACCCGCCGGACGGTGCCCGGGTACGGGCCTTCCAGCTGGTCGACGAGGTTACGTTCGACGGACGGGTCGGCGCCGTCCACGGGTACCCGGATGTCGGTCATCGGTCCCCCGCTCAGACGATCCGGAACGGCCGGGGGTCGTCCCGGTCGACGTAGACGGGCACCTGGTTCGCGGCGAGCACCGCGTTGTCGCCGACCGGCAGGCGCTGCACCCCGTCGCCGGTGGGCGCGCTGCCGGTCACCACCACCGCCGAGTCGGCCGGGAAGCGGACCAGCCGCAGTGCGCGGACGTCCGCGACGCCCGGCTCGTTCATCAGCGTCCAGATCACCTCGGCGGTGCGGACCGGCTCACCGAAGGGCAGCTCGTCGACGTAGCGGCGCAACCGGGCGTGCAGGCGGGCCCGCAGCTCGGTGGCCGCTGTGGACGCGTTCACCGTCTCCTTCGAGCCGGTGGGCAGGGGCAGGCCCCGGATCACCAGATCGGCCTCGACACCTATGCCCACCTCGTCGGCACGGTCCACGGAGGCGAAGATGCCCACCGGGCGCAGGTCCTCGATGACCGACTCGACGGCGGCGTGCAGCCCGTCGGGGCCGTCCCAGATGGCCGCGGCGGTGGGCGCGACCAGCACCGTGACGTAGTACGGGTTGCCGAGGTCGCGTTCGGTGCTGAAGACCCGCTCGATGAAGTTGAAGTTGCCGAAGATGGACTGGTTGAGGTCCAGCCCGCCCCGACCGTCGAAGACCTGCACCTGACGTACGCCGGGCACTGTCGCCACGGCCAGACCGATCGCCTCGGCCGTCCAGATGGAGCGGGGCGCGGCCAGCAGCAGCTGCCGGTATCGCGCGTCGGGGACCTGCTGTTCGCCCCCGGTCAGCGCGACGGTGTGGGTGATCTCCACCAGTTCCTTGCCGGCGGCCTGCTCGGCGTCGTCCAGGTCGGCCAGCAGGGTGTCGGCCCGGTTCCAGCGGTCGATCTTCTGACTGGGTTGCGCGGGGTCGAGGTTGTGCGCCGGGCCGGGGTAGAACGCGGCGACGGCCGGCACCCGTTCGCCCACGGCGGCGGAGAGCACCACCGTCTCGTCCAGTGCCACGTGGTGCCCGCCGGGTGTGGACAG
This portion of the Micromonospora zamorensis genome encodes:
- a CDS encoding baseplate J/gp47 family protein; this encodes MSDPTLPAELADVLAVDAAALRATGSTGFGIVESGFVPKSFARLLAEKLATARLLFGDDIDLTSGAVLRKVLELAALEDARLWAALGAVYDNSYVVSATADALTRLGEELGIPRPYLPAKGTVKLKLKAALPTGRTQLTLPRGARLSTPGGHHVALDETVVLSAAVGERVPAVAAFYPGPAHNLDPAQPSQKIDRWNRADTLLADLDDAEQAAGKELVEITHTVALTGGEQQVPDARYRQLLLAAPRSIWTAEAIGLAVATVPGVRQVQVFDGRGGLDLNQSIFGNFNFIERVFSTERDLGNPYYVTVLVAPTAAAIWDGPDGLHAAVESVIEDLRPVGIFASVDRADEVGIGVEADLVIRGLPLPTGSKETVNASTAATELRARLHARLRRYVDELPFGEPVRTAEVIWTLMNEPGVADVRALRLVRFPADSAVVVTGSAPTGDGVQRLPVGDNAVLAANQVPVYVDRDDPRPFRIV